A window of Aeromicrobium sp. Root236 contains these coding sequences:
- the mihF gene encoding integration host factor, actinobacterial type codes for MALPILTPEQRKAALEKAAAARQLRAEVKNRLKNSRASLTEVIQESRANEVIAKLKVIDLLQSMPGVGKVRAQEIMQRIGIADSRRLRGLGANQIKALIAEFADRTGRSGRA; via the coding sequence GTGGCACTCCCGATATTGACGCCGGAGCAGCGCAAGGCTGCACTCGAGAAGGCAGCGGCCGCACGGCAGCTGCGAGCCGAGGTCAAGAACCGCCTCAAGAACTCCCGCGCCAGCCTGACCGAGGTCATCCAGGAGTCGCGCGCCAACGAGGTCATCGCCAAGCTCAAGGTCATCGACCTCCTGCAGTCGATGCCCGGGGTCGGCAAGGTCCGCGCGCAGGAGATCATGCAGCGCATCGGCATCGCCGACAGCCGCCGGCTCCGTGGCCTGGGTGCCAACCAGATCAAGGCATTGATCGCCGAGTTCGCGGATAGAACAGGCCGCTCTGGCCGTGCCTGA
- the pyrF gene encoding orotidine-5'-phosphate decarboxylase produces MSFGSRARAAMAAYGPACIGIDPHSSLLAEWGLPDDVEGLDRFATICVEAFAGKVAFVKPQSAFFERFGARGVVVLERTIQDLRHTGSLVVLDVKRGDIGSTAAAYADAYLDEDAPMAADAITVNPFLGFGSLQPFFDVAAKNDAGVFVLALTSNKEGPEVQHAVTGDRTVAGSMLAQLAALNADAFPMGSFGAVVGATIGDAAEDLAINGPLLVPGFGAQGGTVDDIRRLFGSVIDNVIPSTSRGVLSAGPDVQALRDSAARVNDELVGS; encoded by the coding sequence ATGAGCTTTGGTTCGCGCGCTCGCGCGGCGATGGCGGCGTACGGGCCGGCATGCATCGGCATCGACCCGCACTCGTCCCTGCTCGCCGAGTGGGGCCTGCCGGACGATGTCGAGGGCCTCGACCGCTTCGCCACGATCTGCGTCGAGGCGTTCGCGGGCAAGGTTGCGTTCGTGAAGCCGCAGTCGGCGTTCTTCGAGCGCTTCGGCGCCCGGGGCGTCGTGGTCCTCGAGCGTACGATCCAGGATCTCCGGCACACCGGCTCCCTCGTGGTCCTCGACGTCAAGCGTGGCGACATCGGTTCGACCGCCGCTGCGTACGCCGATGCCTACCTCGACGAGGACGCCCCGATGGCGGCCGACGCGATCACGGTCAACCCGTTCCTCGGATTCGGCTCGTTGCAGCCGTTCTTCGACGTCGCGGCCAAGAACGACGCGGGAGTGTTCGTCCTCGCCTTGACCTCCAACAAGGAGGGCCCCGAGGTGCAGCACGCGGTCACCGGTGACCGCACGGTCGCCGGCAGCATGCTCGCCCAGCTGGCGGCCCTCAACGCCGATGCCTTCCCGATGGGATCGTTCGGGGCCGTCGTCGGCGCGACGATCGGGGACGCCGCCGAGGACCTGGCGATCAACGGGCCGCTCCTCGTGCCCGGATTCGGGGCGCAGGGCGGCACCGTCGACGACATCCGCCGGCTGTTCGGCTCGGTCATCGACAACGTCATCCCGTCGACCTCCCGCGGCGTGCTGTCCGCGGGCCCCGATGTCCAGGCGCTCCGCGATTCGGCCGCCCGCGTCAACGACGAACTTGTAGGGTCATAG
- the carB gene encoding carbamoyl-phosphate synthase large subunit yields MPKREDIKSVLVIGSGPIVIGQACEFDYSGTQACRVLREEGIRVILINSNPATIMTDPEFADATYIEPITPEFVEKVIAQERPDALLATLGGQTALNAAIQMHEAGVLEKYGVELIGASIDAIQKGENRESFKAVVETLPKEWGAESAQSVICHTMQECLDGVEGLGGYPVVVRPSFTMGGSGSGLAYDEADLHRIAGSGLALSPTTEVLLEESILGWKEYELEVMRDTADNVVIVCSIENLDPMGVHTGDSITVAPAMTLTDVEYQRLRDISIGIIREVGVDTGGCNIQFAVNPEDGRIVVIEMNPRVSRSSALASKATGFPIAKIAAKVAIGYTLDEIPNDVTQETPASFEPTLDYVVVKVPRFAFEKFPAADATLTTHMKSVGEAMAIGRNFTEALQKALRSLERPDAQFDWHKEWVDLDKAALLQEISVPHDGRLKKVMDAIRAGATPEEIFDATKIDPWFVDQLALINEIAVELTGAKELSPALLRRAKRHGFSDSQIGKIRGLSEDVVRGVRHALGVRPVYKTVDTCAAEFSAKTPYHYSSYDEETEVEPRTKPAVLILGSGPNRIGQGIEFDYSCVHAALALSEVGYETVMVNCNPETVSTDYDTSDRLYFEPLTLEDVLEIVHAEQQAGPVVGVIVQLGGQTPLGLAAGLEAADVPIVGTQPSAIELAEERGAFAKVLADADLPAPKHGMATSFTRAREIAEEIGYPVLVRPSYVLGGRGMEIVYDEGTLKDYISRATEISFERPVLVDRFLDDAIEIDVDALYDGTELFLGGVMEHIEEAGVHSGDSACALPPITLGDAEVDRIRASTEAIAKGVGVRGLINIQFALSSDILYVIEANPRASRTVPFVSKATATPLAKAAARLMLGESIAELRAAGILPATGDGGKLPDNAPIAVKEAVMPFNRFRTYEGRYVDTLLGPEMRSTGEVMGFDSGFGTAFAKSQAGAQNGLPTSGKVFVSVANRDKRHMIFPVKRLADLGFEILATSGTAVVLARNGVTSTVIRKLNEEPLPGQARSTIVDKIHDQDVQLIINTPHGVTSGGSPRIDGYEIRTAAVAEGIPCITTVQGLAAAVQGIEALIEGKIGVKSLQDWGRIVTESRTS; encoded by the coding sequence ATGCCGAAGCGCGAAGACATCAAGTCTGTCCTGGTCATCGGCTCCGGGCCGATCGTCATCGGCCAGGCGTGCGAGTTCGACTACTCCGGCACCCAGGCGTGCCGCGTCCTCCGCGAGGAGGGCATCCGCGTCATCCTGATCAACTCCAACCCGGCGACGATCATGACCGACCCGGAGTTCGCCGACGCCACCTACATCGAGCCGATCACGCCTGAGTTCGTCGAGAAGGTCATCGCCCAGGAGCGCCCCGACGCGCTGCTCGCGACCCTCGGCGGCCAGACCGCGCTCAACGCCGCGATCCAGATGCACGAGGCGGGCGTGCTCGAGAAGTACGGCGTCGAGCTCATCGGCGCGTCGATCGACGCGATCCAGAAGGGCGAGAACCGCGAGTCCTTCAAGGCCGTCGTCGAGACGCTGCCCAAGGAGTGGGGCGCCGAGTCGGCCCAGTCCGTCATCTGCCACACCATGCAGGAGTGCCTCGACGGCGTGGAGGGCCTCGGCGGCTATCCCGTCGTCGTACGCCCGTCGTTCACGATGGGCGGCTCGGGCTCCGGCCTGGCGTACGACGAGGCCGACCTGCACCGGATCGCCGGCTCCGGCCTCGCGCTGAGCCCGACGACCGAGGTGCTCCTCGAGGAGTCGATCCTCGGTTGGAAGGAGTACGAGCTCGAGGTCATGCGCGACACCGCCGACAACGTGGTGATCGTCTGCTCGATCGAGAACCTCGACCCCATGGGCGTGCACACGGGCGACTCGATCACCGTGGCGCCGGCGATGACGCTCACGGACGTGGAGTACCAGCGCCTGCGTGACATCTCGATCGGCATCATCCGCGAGGTCGGCGTCGACACCGGAGGCTGCAACATCCAGTTCGCGGTCAACCCCGAGGACGGCCGCATCGTCGTCATCGAGATGAACCCGCGCGTGTCCCGCTCGTCGGCGCTCGCCTCCAAGGCCACGGGCTTCCCGATCGCCAAGATCGCCGCCAAGGTCGCGATCGGCTACACCCTCGACGAGATCCCCAACGACGTCACGCAGGAGACCCCGGCCTCGTTCGAGCCGACGCTCGACTACGTCGTCGTCAAGGTGCCGCGGTTCGCGTTCGAGAAGTTCCCCGCAGCCGATGCCACGCTCACGACACACATGAAGTCGGTCGGCGAGGCCATGGCGATCGGCCGCAACTTCACCGAGGCGCTGCAGAAGGCGCTGCGCTCCCTGGAGCGGCCCGACGCGCAGTTCGACTGGCACAAGGAGTGGGTCGACCTCGACAAGGCCGCGCTCCTGCAGGAGATCAGCGTCCCGCACGACGGCCGGCTCAAGAAGGTCATGGACGCGATCCGCGCCGGCGCCACGCCCGAGGAGATCTTCGACGCGACCAAGATCGACCCGTGGTTCGTCGACCAGCTCGCGCTGATCAACGAGATCGCGGTCGAGCTGACCGGTGCCAAGGAGCTGTCGCCCGCGCTGCTGCGCCGTGCCAAGCGCCACGGCTTCTCCGACTCGCAGATCGGCAAGATCCGGGGCCTGAGCGAGGACGTCGTCAGGGGAGTGCGCCACGCCCTCGGCGTACGCCCGGTCTACAAGACCGTCGACACCTGCGCCGCGGAGTTCTCCGCCAAGACGCCCTACCACTACTCGTCGTACGACGAGGAGACCGAGGTGGAGCCGCGCACCAAGCCGGCCGTGCTGATCCTCGGCAGCGGCCCCAACCGCATCGGGCAGGGCATCGAGTTCGACTACTCGTGCGTCCACGCAGCCCTGGCGCTGTCCGAGGTCGGCTACGAGACCGTGATGGTCAACTGCAACCCCGAGACCGTCTCGACCGACTACGACACGTCCGACCGGCTCTACTTCGAGCCGCTGACGCTCGAGGACGTGCTCGAGATCGTGCACGCGGAGCAGCAGGCCGGCCCCGTCGTCGGCGTCATCGTGCAGCTCGGCGGCCAGACCCCGCTCGGCCTCGCCGCCGGCCTCGAGGCCGCCGACGTGCCGATCGTCGGCACCCAGCCGTCCGCGATCGAGCTGGCCGAGGAGCGTGGCGCGTTCGCCAAGGTCCTGGCCGACGCCGACCTGCCCGCACCCAAGCACGGCATGGCGACGTCATTCACCCGGGCACGTGAGATCGCCGAGGAGATCGGCTATCCGGTGCTGGTGCGCCCCTCGTACGTCCTGGGCGGCCGCGGCATGGAGATCGTCTACGACGAGGGCACCCTCAAGGACTACATCAGCCGCGCCACGGAGATCTCGTTCGAGCGGCCGGTGCTGGTCGACAGGTTCCTCGACGACGCGATCGAGATCGACGTCGACGCGCTCTACGACGGCACCGAGCTGTTCCTCGGCGGCGTCATGGAGCACATCGAGGAGGCCGGTGTGCACTCCGGCGACTCGGCGTGCGCCCTGCCCCCGATCACGCTCGGCGACGCGGAGGTCGACCGCATCCGCGCCTCGACGGAGGCCATCGCCAAGGGCGTGGGGGTCCGCGGGCTCATCAACATCCAGTTCGCGCTGTCGTCCGACATTTTGTACGTCATCGAGGCCAACCCGCGGGCGTCCCGTACCGTGCCGTTCGTCTCCAAGGCCACCGCGACACCGCTCGCCAAGGCCGCTGCCCGGCTCATGCTGGGGGAGTCGATCGCCGAGCTGCGCGCGGCCGGCATCCTGCCCGCGACGGGCGACGGCGGCAAGCTGCCCGACAACGCCCCCATCGCGGTCAAGGAGGCGGTCATGCCCTTCAACCGCTTCCGCACGTACGAGGGTCGCTACGTCGACACGCTGCTCGGCCCCGAGATGCGCTCGACGGGTGAGGTCATGGGGTTCGACTCCGGCTTCGGCACGGCGTTCGCCAAGTCACAGGCCGGCGCCCAGAACGGCCTGCCCACGTCGGGCAAGGTCTTCGTGTCGGTCGCCAACCGCGACAAGCGGCACATGATCTTCCCGGTCAAGCGGCTTGCCGACCTCGGCTTCGAGATCCTCGCGACGAGCGGCACCGCGGTCGTCCTCGCCCGCAACGGCGTGACCTCGACGGTCATCCGCAAGCTCAACGAGGAGCCGCTGCCGGGCCAGGCGCGCAGCACGATCGTCGACAAGATCCACGACCAGGACGTGCAGCTCATCATCAACACGCCGCACGGCGTGACCTCCGGCGGCAGCCCGCGCATCGACGGCTACGAGATCCGCACCGCGGCGGTCGCCGAGGGCATCCCGTGCATCACGACGGTGCAGGGCCTGGCCGCGGCGGTGCAGGGCATCGAGGCGCTGATCGAGGGCAAGATCGGGGTCAAGTCGCTGCAGGACTGGGGCCGCATCGTCACCGAGAGCCGCACGTCATGA
- the carA gene encoding glutamine-hydrolyzing carbamoyl-phosphate synthase small subunit yields MTTEAILVLEDGRVFRGESFGAVGETIGEIVFSTGMTGYQETLTDPSYKGQIVAMTAPHIGNTGINDEDFESRRIWVDGYIVRDPARVRSNWRSNRSLDDELAAQDVVGISGIDTRALTRHLRERGAMRGGISSASTDVDALLAKVTSAPGMKGANFLADVTTDTTYVVPAVGDKRLTVAAIDLGIKGMTPRRMAERGIEVHVMPATTTYEEIAAISPDGVFMSNGPGDPATTDHVTAVLKQVLEARIPYFGICLGNQVFGRALDLGTYKLVYGHRGINQPVQDLTTGKVEITAHNHGFAVDAPVEGTFETPYGPGRVTHVCLNDNVVEGLALLDQPAFSVQYHPEAAAGPHDAAYLFDRFVDLMASTGSTSEVSTSSTGGGR; encoded by the coding sequence ATGACGACCGAGGCGATCCTCGTGCTCGAGGACGGACGCGTGTTCCGTGGCGAGTCGTTCGGCGCCGTGGGCGAGACGATCGGCGAGATCGTGTTCTCCACCGGCATGACGGGCTACCAGGAGACGCTGACCGATCCGTCCTACAAGGGGCAGATCGTCGCGATGACGGCACCGCACATCGGCAACACCGGCATCAACGACGAGGACTTCGAGTCGCGTCGCATCTGGGTCGACGGCTACATCGTCCGCGACCCGGCGCGAGTGCGCTCCAACTGGCGCTCCAACCGCTCGCTCGACGACGAGCTTGCGGCGCAGGACGTCGTGGGCATCTCCGGCATCGACACGCGCGCGCTGACGCGACACCTGCGCGAGCGCGGTGCGATGCGCGGTGGCATCAGCTCGGCGTCCACCGACGTCGACGCGCTGCTGGCCAAGGTCACCTCCGCGCCTGGCATGAAGGGCGCCAACTTCCTCGCCGACGTCACGACCGACACGACGTACGTCGTGCCTGCCGTCGGCGACAAGCGGCTCACCGTCGCGGCGATCGACCTCGGCATCAAGGGCATGACCCCGCGCCGCATGGCCGAGCGTGGCATCGAGGTGCACGTCATGCCGGCCACCACGACGTACGAGGAGATCGCCGCGATCAGCCCCGACGGCGTGTTCATGTCCAACGGTCCCGGTGACCCGGCGACGACCGATCACGTGACGGCGGTGCTCAAGCAGGTGCTCGAGGCGCGCATCCCGTACTTCGGCATCTGCCTCGGCAACCAGGTCTTCGGCCGTGCGCTCGACCTCGGCACCTACAAGCTGGTCTACGGTCATCGCGGCATCAACCAGCCCGTCCAGGACCTGACGACCGGCAAGGTCGAGATCACGGCGCACAACCACGGCTTCGCGGTCGATGCGCCGGTCGAGGGCACGTTCGAGACGCCCTACGGTCCCGGCCGGGTCACGCACGTGTGCCTCAACGACAACGTCGTCGAGGGCCTCGCACTGCTCGACCAGCCCGCGTTCAGCGTGCAGTACCACCCGGAGGCTGCGGCCGGACCGCACGATGCGGCCTACCTCTTCGACAGATTCGTGGACCTCATGGCTTCGACAGGCTCAACCAGCGAGGTTTCGACAAGCTCAACCGGCGGGGGTCGCTGA
- a CDS encoding dihydroorotase, translated as MSSYVIRGASILGETVSDIAIEDGVITAIGTGLDGDEVIDATGLVALPGLVDLHTHVREPGREDAETVLSGSKAAARGGFTCVHAMANTDPVADTAGVVEQVWRLGREGGYCDVQPVGAVTIGLGGSRLAELGAMADSAAGVRVFSDDGKCVSDAVIMRRALEYVKAFDGVIAQHAQEPRLTEGAQMNEGPLSGELGLTGWPAVAEEAIIARDVLLAEHVGSRLHVCHLSTRGSVEIIRWAKGRGIDVTAEVTPHHLLLSDDLVRSYDPIYKVNPPLRSNDDVAAVREGLADGTIDIVATDHAPHPMEDKECEWSAAAFGMLGLETALSVVQQTMVDRGLLTWAQVADKMSAKPAEIGRVGNQGRPLEVGEPANIVLVDPAATRVIDARDTASLSRNNPYAGLTLPGEVVATFLRGRPTVRDRALVEGAIV; from the coding sequence ATGAGCTCGTACGTCATCCGGGGAGCGAGCATCCTCGGCGAGACCGTCAGCGACATCGCGATCGAGGACGGTGTCATCACCGCGATCGGCACCGGGCTCGACGGCGACGAGGTGATCGACGCGACCGGCCTGGTCGCGCTGCCCGGCCTCGTCGACCTGCACACGCACGTACGCGAGCCCGGCCGTGAGGACGCCGAGACCGTCCTGAGCGGCTCCAAGGCCGCCGCGCGTGGCGGGTTCACCTGCGTGCACGCCATGGCCAACACCGATCCCGTAGCCGACACCGCAGGTGTCGTCGAGCAGGTCTGGCGCCTCGGGCGCGAGGGTGGCTACTGCGACGTGCAGCCCGTCGGCGCCGTCACGATCGGCCTCGGCGGCTCGCGCCTGGCCGAGCTCGGCGCGATGGCCGACTCCGCTGCCGGCGTCCGGGTGTTCTCCGACGACGGCAAGTGCGTCTCCGACGCGGTGATCATGCGCAGGGCGCTGGAGTACGTCAAGGCGTTCGACGGCGTCATCGCCCAGCACGCGCAGGAGCCGCGCCTCACCGAGGGCGCGCAGATGAACGAGGGGCCGCTGTCCGGCGAGCTCGGCCTGACCGGCTGGCCCGCCGTCGCCGAAGAGGCGATCATCGCGCGGGACGTGCTGCTCGCCGAGCACGTGGGATCGCGGCTGCACGTGTGCCACCTGTCGACGCGGGGCTCGGTCGAGATCATCCGCTGGGCCAAGGGGCGCGGCATCGACGTCACCGCCGAGGTCACCCCGCACCACCTGCTGCTGAGCGACGACCTGGTCCGCAGCTACGACCCGATCTACAAGGTCAACCCACCGCTGCGGTCCAACGACGACGTCGCCGCCGTGCGCGAGGGCCTCGCCGACGGCACGATTGACATCGTGGCCACGGATCATGCTCCCCACCCCATGGAGGACAAGGAGTGCGAGTGGTCCGCTGCCGCCTTCGGCATGCTGGGTCTCGAGACCGCGCTGTCGGTCGTGCAGCAGACCATGGTCGACAGAGGCCTGCTGACCTGGGCGCAGGTCGCCGACAAGATGTCGGCGAAGCCTGCCGAGATCGGCCGGGTCGGCAACCAGGGTCGCCCGCTCGAGGTGGGGGAGCCGGCCAACATCGTGCTCGTCGATCCGGCTGCGACGCGGGTCATCGACGCGCGCGACACGGCGTCGCTGTCGCGCAACAACCCGTACGCCGGGCTCACGCTGCCCGGGGAGGTCGTCGCGACGTTCCTGCGCGGCAGACCGACCGTCCGCGACCGGGCGCTCGTGGAAGGGGCCATCGTATGA
- a CDS encoding aspartate carbamoyltransferase catalytic subunit codes for MTFTHLLSAGDLDRTDAIRILDTAEELLGVASRPIKKLPTLRGRTVVNLFFEDSTRTRISFEAAAKRLSADVINFSAKGSSVSKGESLKDTALTLQAMGADAVVIRHQHSGAPHRLANAKWTNGAVINAGDGTHEHPTQALLDAFTMRRHLGELEGKNITIVGDVLHSRVARSNALLLDTLGANVTLVAPPTLLPVGVEKWPVETSYDLDSSLEKADAVMMLRVQQERMNAAFFPSAREYSRRYGLDTPRLNRLPEHAIVMHPGPMNRGMEITADVADHVRSVIVEQVTNGVAVRMAVLYLLLGGAAGESTSEEGTE; via the coding sequence ATGACCTTCACGCACCTGCTCAGCGCGGGCGACCTCGACCGTACGGACGCGATCCGCATCCTCGACACCGCCGAGGAGCTCCTCGGCGTCGCCAGCAGGCCGATCAAGAAGCTGCCGACGCTGCGCGGCCGCACCGTCGTCAACCTGTTCTTCGAGGACTCGACCCGCACCCGCATCTCGTTCGAGGCCGCGGCCAAGCGGCTCAGCGCCGACGTCATCAACTTCTCGGCCAAGGGCTCGAGCGTGTCCAAGGGCGAGAGCCTCAAGGACACCGCCCTGACGTTGCAGGCCATGGGCGCCGACGCGGTCGTCATCCGCCATCAGCACTCCGGTGCCCCGCACCGCCTGGCCAACGCCAAGTGGACCAACGGTGCGGTCATCAACGCCGGCGACGGCACGCACGAGCACCCGACGCAGGCGCTGCTCGACGCGTTCACGATGCGCAGGCACCTCGGCGAGCTCGAGGGCAAGAACATCACGATCGTCGGCGATGTCCTGCACAGCCGCGTGGCCCGCTCCAACGCGCTGCTGCTCGACACCCTCGGCGCCAACGTCACGCTCGTCGCACCGCCGACGTTGCTGCCGGTCGGCGTCGAGAAGTGGCCGGTCGAGACCTCGTACGACCTCGACTCGTCGCTCGAGAAGGCCGACGCCGTCATGATGCTGCGGGTGCAGCAGGAGCGCATGAACGCCGCGTTCTTCCCCAGCGCGCGCGAGTACAGCCGCCGCTACGGGCTCGACACGCCCCGTCTCAACCGGCTGCCCGAGCACGCGATCGTCATGCACCCCGGCCCGATGAACCGCGGCATGGAGATCACCGCCGACGTCGCCGACCATGTCCGATCGGTCATCGTCGAGCAGGTCACCAACGGTGTGGCCGTACGCATGGCCGTCCTCTACCTCCTCCTCGGCGGCGCGGCCGGGGAATCCACCAGCGAAGAAGGCACTGAATGA
- the pyrR gene encoding bifunctional pyr operon transcriptional regulator/uracil phosphoribosyltransferase PyrR, protein MVASDDAPRADATHAPARTVLDDKDISRALTRITHEILERNRDASDVVLLGIPTRGVHLARRIAKRMSEVEGREITAGALDITMYRDDLRLKPARALEHTEIPDDIDGKIVVLVDDVLFSGRTIRAALDALNELGRPKAVQLAVLIDRGHRELPIRADFVGKNLPTSLVEKVKVALTESDERDAVDIQGGAA, encoded by the coding sequence ATGGTCGCGTCTGATGACGCCCCCCGTGCTGACGCCACGCACGCACCCGCTCGAACCGTCCTGGACGACAAGGACATCTCCCGCGCCTTGACGCGCATCACTCACGAGATCCTCGAGCGCAACCGAGACGCCTCCGACGTCGTGCTGCTCGGCATCCCGACCCGCGGTGTCCACCTCGCCCGGCGCATCGCGAAGCGGATGTCCGAGGTCGAGGGCCGCGAGATCACCGCCGGTGCGCTCGACATCACGATGTATCGCGACGACCTGCGGCTCAAGCCGGCCCGGGCGCTCGAGCACACCGAGATCCCCGACGACATCGACGGCAAGATCGTCGTGCTTGTGGACGACGTGTTGTTCTCAGGCCGGACGATCCGGGCCGCGCTCGATGCCCTCAACGAGCTGGGCCGGCCCAAGGCCGTGCAGCTCGCCGTGCTGATCGACCGCGGCCACCGCGAGCTGCCGATACGCGCCGACTTCGTGGGCAAGAACCTGCCGACCTCGCTCGTCGAGAAGGTCAAGGTCGCGTTGACCGAGTCGGACGAACGCGACGCCGTCGACATCCAGGGGGGAGCGGCATGA
- the nusB gene encoding transcription antitermination factor NusB: MAARTKSRKRALDILFESEAQSLPPGGTLADRRADAEYPVNDYAVLLIEGVVTHRDRLDEIIAENAKDWTLERMPAVDRNLLRIGAYEILYVDDVPDAVAVSEAVSLASDLSTDESPSFVNGLLSKIVELKPTLAV; the protein is encoded by the coding sequence ATGGCCGCTCGTACGAAGTCCCGCAAGCGCGCCCTCGACATCCTCTTCGAGTCCGAGGCGCAGAGCCTGCCGCCCGGCGGCACGCTGGCCGATCGTCGGGCCGACGCGGAGTACCCGGTCAACGACTACGCGGTGCTGCTGATCGAGGGCGTCGTCACGCATCGTGACCGGCTCGACGAGATCATCGCCGAGAACGCGAAGGACTGGACGCTCGAGCGCATGCCGGCTGTCGACCGCAACCTGCTGCGCATCGGGGCCTACGAGATCCTCTACGTCGACGACGTCCCCGACGCCGTCGCCGTCAGCGAAGCCGTGAGCCTCGCGAGCGACCTGTCGACCGACGAGTCGCCGTCGTTCGTCAACGGCCTGCTGAGCAAGATCGTCGAGCTCAAGCCCACCCTGGCCGTCTGA
- the efp gene encoding elongation factor P, with amino-acid sequence MMATTNDIKNGMVLDLDGQLWSVVWFQHHKPGKGGAMVKTTLKNVMSGKTVDKTFNAGLKIETANVDKRDFQYLYHDGDSYVFMDKTTYDQINIPEAVVGDAKDYMLDNQDAMVAMHEGVPLYIELPASVELLVEYTEPGLQGDRSSGGTKPARLETGKEIQVPLFIVNGEKIKVDTRDGSYLGRVQA; translated from the coding sequence CTGATGGCCACCACGAACGACATCAAGAACGGCATGGTCCTCGACCTCGACGGACAGCTCTGGTCCGTCGTGTGGTTCCAGCACCACAAGCCCGGCAAGGGCGGCGCGATGGTCAAGACGACCCTCAAGAACGTCATGAGTGGCAAGACCGTCGACAAGACGTTCAACGCGGGCCTCAAGATCGAGACCGCCAACGTCGACAAGCGCGACTTCCAGTACCTCTACCACGACGGCGACTCGTACGTCTTCATGGACAAGACGACGTACGACCAGATCAACATCCCCGAGGCCGTCGTCGGTGACGCCAAGGACTACATGCTCGACAACCAGGACGCGATGGTCGCGATGCACGAAGGCGTGCCGCTCTACATCGAGCTCCCGGCGTCGGTCGAGCTGCTCGTCGAGTACACCGAGCCGGGCCTCCAGGGCGACCGCTCGAGCGGCGGCACCAAGCCGGCCCGCCTCGAGACCGGCAAGGAGATCCAGGTCCCGCTGTTCATCGTCAACGGCGAGAAGATCAAGGTCGACACCCGCGACGGCAGCTACCTCGGTCGCGTGCAGGCCTGA
- a CDS encoding Xaa-Pro peptidase family protein → MSTAARRERLVAELAGRGLDGIVVTTLVNVRYLTGFTGSNGALVVPREGDAVFLTDGRYRDQADAELPDVTHQIGRDLLGGAVEHIAGGSWAVETHTLSVDSHRRLSELAPGTALVPAERVVESLREVKDDVEVDALRRACDISTRALDSLLQGPLAGRTERAVARDLENRMLDLGAEAIAFETILAAGENSAIPHHSPTDRLLGDGDLVKIDFGARVDGYHADCTRTFVLGRADDWQREIHAAVRESQAAGLETLREGVAVADSYAAATASLEAAGWLHAFTTGLGHGVGLEIHEDPFIGASHTGKLASRTVLTMEPGIYVPGRGGVRIEDTVLVTTGAPEVLTTMTKDLLEIG, encoded by the coding sequence GTGAGCACGGCCGCGCGCCGCGAGCGCCTCGTCGCGGAGCTCGCCGGCCGGGGCCTCGATGGCATCGTGGTCACGACCCTGGTCAACGTCCGCTATCTCACCGGCTTCACCGGCTCCAACGGAGCCCTGGTCGTGCCGCGCGAGGGCGATGCGGTGTTCCTCACCGACGGCCGCTACCGCGACCAGGCGGACGCGGAGCTGCCCGACGTCACGCACCAGATCGGCCGTGACCTGCTCGGCGGTGCCGTCGAGCACATCGCCGGCGGGTCCTGGGCGGTCGAGACGCACACGCTCAGCGTCGACAGCCACAGGCGGCTCAGCGAGCTCGCGCCCGGCACTGCGTTAGTGCCGGCGGAGCGGGTCGTCGAGTCGTTGCGCGAGGTCAAGGACGACGTCGAGGTCGATGCCCTGCGCCGGGCGTGCGACATCTCGACCCGGGCGCTCGACTCGTTGCTGCAGGGCCCACTTGCAGGTCGTACGGAGCGGGCCGTAGCCCGCGACCTCGAGAACCGCATGCTCGACCTCGGCGCCGAGGCGATCGCGTTCGAGACGATCCTCGCCGCGGGAGAGAACTCGGCGATCCCGCACCACAGCCCCACGGATCGCCTCCTCGGCGACGGTGACCTGGTCAAGATCGACTTCGGTGCCCGCGTCGACGGCTACCACGCCGACTGCACGCGTACGTTCGTGCTCGGCCGCGCCGACGACTGGCAGCGCGAGATCCACGCGGCCGTACGTGAGTCGCAGGCGGCCGGGCTCGAGACCCTGCGCGAGGGCGTGGCGGTCGCCGATTCGTACGCTGCGGCGACCGCCAGCCTGGAGGCTGCAGGGTGGCTCCACGCGTTCACGACGGGGCTCGGACACGGCGTCGGGCTCGAGATCCACGAGGACCCGTTCATCGGGGCCTCACACACAGGTAAACTGGCTAGTCGCACTGTCCTCACGATGGAGCCGGGCATCTATGTCCCGGGTCGCGGGGGAGTGCGTATCGAAGACACCGTCCTCGTGACCACGGGCGCCCCCGAGGTGCTCACCACGATGACCAAAGACCTCCTGGAGATTGGCTGA